From Homalodisca vitripennis isolate AUS2020 chromosome 1, UT_GWSS_2.1, whole genome shotgun sequence, the proteins below share one genomic window:
- the LOC124353108 gene encoding uncharacterized protein LOC124353108 isoform X2: MQLTSVTKAVEALRLQYDYHKRQEDIVQVKKVQFEIKKKIMEYRNRRTMQKKTTQKEKKDKDLQWAIFKTMEEADSLLGLLLPKEAPEAEVATVPGFKRPKDEQTVIEELYTLNTQLRIFITQLLTKLETAERQLEVAKIRLEVYENAPPKIIDLPPLDMSVSESLEASKYEFPAPTSKEEPNTGQGEN; this comes from the exons ATGCAACTGACGTCTGTGACCAAAGCTGTCGAAGCTTTGCGTCTGCAGTATGACTATCATAAAAGACAAGAAGATATTGTGCA gGTGAAGAAAGtccagtttgaaataaaaaagaaaattatggaATATCGAAACCGCAGAACAATGCAAAAAAAGACAACTCAAAAGGAGAAGAAGGATAAGGACTTGCAATGGGCCATATTCAA GACCATGGAGGAGGCTGACTCCCTGTTGGGATTGCTGCTGCCAAAGGAGGCACCAGAAGCAGAGGTGGCCACTGTGCCCGGATTCAAGCGACCCAAAGACGAACAAACTGTCATTGAGGAGCTGTACACACTAAACACACAGTTGAGGATATTCATCACGCAGCTGTTGACAAAACTGGAGACAGCTGAGCGACAGTTGGAGGTGGCCAAGATTCGACTGGAAGTGTACGAGAATGCACCGCCGAAGATCATCGATTTGCCACCCCTCGacatgtcagtcagtgagtctcTGGAGGCTTCAAAGTACGAATTTCCTGCCCCCACTTCCAAAGAGGAGCCCAATACAGGCCAGGGTGAGAACTAG
- the LOC124353108 gene encoding nuclear receptor-binding factor 2-like isoform X1 → MENSPLLLAHQNDRKADNHIQYKRFDEALTCHKAAAELLLHAMQLTSVTKAVEALRLQYDYHKRQEDIVQVKKVQFEIKKKIMEYRNRRTMQKKTTQKEKKDKDLQWAIFKTMEEADSLLGLLLPKEAPEAEVATVPGFKRPKDEQTVIEELYTLNTQLRIFITQLLTKLETAERQLEVAKIRLEVYENAPPKIIDLPPLDMSVSESLEASKYEFPAPTSKEEPNTGQGEN, encoded by the exons gCACATCAAAACGACAGAAAAGCGGACAACCACATTCAGTATAAAAGGTTTGATGAAGCGCTGACGTGTCACAAAGCTGCAGCAGAGCTGCTGCTTCATGCTATGCAACTGACGTCTGTGACCAAAGCTGTCGAAGCTTTGCGTCTGCAGTATGACTATCATAAAAGACAAGAAGATATTGTGCA gGTGAAGAAAGtccagtttgaaataaaaaagaaaattatggaATATCGAAACCGCAGAACAATGCAAAAAAAGACAACTCAAAAGGAGAAGAAGGATAAGGACTTGCAATGGGCCATATTCAA GACCATGGAGGAGGCTGACTCCCTGTTGGGATTGCTGCTGCCAAAGGAGGCACCAGAAGCAGAGGTGGCCACTGTGCCCGGATTCAAGCGACCCAAAGACGAACAAACTGTCATTGAGGAGCTGTACACACTAAACACACAGTTGAGGATATTCATCACGCAGCTGTTGACAAAACTGGAGACAGCTGAGCGACAGTTGGAGGTGGCCAAGATTCGACTGGAAGTGTACGAGAATGCACCGCCGAAGATCATCGATTTGCCACCCCTCGacatgtcagtcagtgagtctcTGGAGGCTTCAAAGTACGAATTTCCTGCCCCCACTTCCAAAGAGGAGCCCAATACAGGCCAGGGTGAGAACTAG